One window from the genome of Eucalyptus grandis isolate ANBG69807.140 chromosome 7, ASM1654582v1, whole genome shotgun sequence encodes:
- the LOC120295958 gene encoding magnesium-dependent phosphatase 1-like — protein FGSVRFVFGCIPTAQPTHQPIRVPSRERERKGGGRGNGEEKVKEEALQMMAMFQVLPRLVVFDLDYTLWPFYCECRSKREMPSLYPHAKGILYALKDKGIDVAIASRSPTPDIAKTFLEKLSLKSMFVAQEIFSSWSHKTEHFQRIHSRTGVPFNSMLFFDDEDRNIEAVSKMGVTSILVGNGVNLGAFRQGLAKFSENFNTVEKNKQRWRTKFTKDGDSSEKK, from the exons TTTGGTTCGGTGCGGTTCGTTTTCGGTTGCATCCCCACGGCGCAGCCCACCCATCAGCCAATTCGAGTCccatcgagagagagagagagaaaggggggggGAAGGGGAAATGGGGAGGAGAAGGTGAAAGAGGAGGCTTTGCAGATGATGGCGATGTTCCAGGTGCTGCCCAGGCTCGTCGTCTTCGATCTCGATTACACCCTCTGGCCCTTCTACTG CGAATGTCGCTCCAAACGTGAAATGCCTTCTCTTTACCCTCACGCTAAAGGTATTCTTTATGCCCTGAAAGACAAGGGAATCGATGTTGCCATTGCTTCCAGATCGCCAACTCCAGATATAGCCAAGACTTTTCTGGAGAAACTTAGCTTGAAGTCGATGTTTGTTGCCCAG GAGATTTTCTCTAGCTGGTCACACAAGACTGAGCATTTTCAGAGAATTCATTCAAGGACAGGGGTGCCATTCAACTCAATGCTTTTCTTTGACGATGAGGATAGGAATATTGAAGCG GTTTCAAAAATGGGAGTAACAAGTATTTTGGTCGGTAATGGTGTAAACCTTGGAGCATTCAGACAAGGGCTAGCAAAATTCTCTGAGAATTTTAACACAGTTGAGAAGAATAAGCAGAGATGGCGCACAAAGTTCACCAAAGATGGAGATTCATCTGAGAAGAAGTGA
- the LOC120295959 gene encoding uncharacterized protein LOC120295959, producing the protein MLGSKAQALVPALRLGITKAECGFLAFGLSAVIFLLALSNETREPVGGCHVPVPTGFATRDVPLTDFLEWQVKVSGNTFRSEPELEEEEEDDDDNPEKAPRFLIEARHALLPKIAGGDPEPATCGARRTEEGRARPDPFLVVCRCFSVVTAICAILCIAVNVLSAVRSFENGYDVFDGIFRCYAVVIAFFVVLAETEWGFIVKFWKVLEYWAGRGMLQIFVAVMTRAFPNYTEEEQELVLLQNIAAYMLLACGVVYVVWEFCA; encoded by the exons ATGCTCGGATCCAAGGCTCAAGCTCTAGTCCCAGCACTTAGGTTGGGGATCACAAAGGCTGAGTGCGGATTTTTAGCATTTGGGCTCAG CGCggttatttttttgttagctCTCTCAAATGAAACTCGTGAACCTGTGGGCGGCTGCCACGTGCCAGTTCCCACCGGTTTCGCGACCCGGGACGTGCCTCTAACCGACTTCCTTGAATGGCAGGTGAAGGTATCTGGCAATACGTTTCGTTCTGAGCCAGAGctcgaggaggaagaagaagacgacgacgacaacCCAGAAAAAGCTCCGCGCTTCCTGATCGAAGCTCGACACGCGCTCCTGCCCAAGATCGCCGGCGGAGATCCGGAGCCGGCGACGTGCGGAGCGCGGCGAACG GAGGAGGGTCGGGCGAGGCCCGACCCTTTCCTGGTCGTTTGCCGGTGCTTCAGCGTCGTGACCGCGATCTGCGCCATCCTCTGCATCGCCGTCAATGTCCTCTCCGCCGTCCGCTCCTTCGAGAATGGATACGAc GTTTTCGACGGCATTTTCCGGTGTTACGCGGTGGTGATAGCGTTTTTCGTCGTGCTCGCGGAGACCGAGTGGGGATTCATTGTCAAGTTCTGGAAG GTATTGGAATATTGGGCTGGGAGGGGCATGCTGCAGATCTT TGTTGCAGTGATGACAAGAGCTTTCCCAAACTATACTGAGGAGGAGCAAGAGCTTGTTCTTCTTCAGAACATTGCAGCTTATATGCTCCTTGCTTGTGGTGTAGTATATGTTGTTTG GGAATTCTGTGCATAG